Proteins encoded in a region of the Raphanus sativus cultivar WK10039 chromosome 8, ASM80110v3, whole genome shotgun sequence genome:
- the LOC130494611 gene encoding putative F-box/kelch-repeat protein At3g17540 yields the protein MKFDFTAERFARLPLPFQSDDVSEDNVLLSAVRDEKLAVSRALVGSDVVRIWITNKIDKEAKDLLSWRTDFVLEVDCAKYNVTMENFLLDEENKVVVCCGKYSEDGHVTMIYIVGGDMFKQVYLYRCSYPYNWPLLITYVPSLVRIP from the coding sequence ATGAAGTTTGATTTCACGGCAGAGAGGTTTGCGCGTCTTCCCCTTCCGTTTCAGAGTGATGATGTTTCTGAAGATAACGTGCTTCTTTCAGCAGTCAGGGATGAAAAGCTCGCCGTGTCACGCGCTCTTGTCGGCTCAGATGTGGTGAGGATATGGATAACCAATAAGATTGACAAGGAGGCCAAAGACTTGTTGTCGTGGAGGACCGACTTCGTCTTGGAAGTGGATTGTGCTAAATATAACGTGACTATGGAAAACTTCTTGTTGGACGAGGAGAACAAAGTGGTAGTGTGTTGTGGCAAGTACAGCGAGGATGGACATGTGACCATGATCTACATTGTTGGAGGGGATATGTTTAAGCaagtttatttatatagatGTTCTTATCCTTATAACTGGCCTCTTCTCATCACTTATGTTCCAAGCTTGGTTCGCATTCCATAA